A region of Culicoides brevitarsis isolate CSIRO-B50_1 chromosome 1, AGI_CSIRO_Cbre_v1, whole genome shotgun sequence DNA encodes the following proteins:
- the LOC134827808 gene encoding TBP-related factor, which yields MDRPASSNTDSPLKSLLTSPPAFTLNIPKRPAVNAPIMTPHMNIIPMTPVPSGPQEAINTIKVQNCVATVNLGTELNLQKINFQTRNSEYNPLRFHGVVMRIREPRCTALVFRSGKLVCTGARNEEMANLGARKFARIIQKLGFAVKFLDFKIQNLVATVDLRFPIKLENLNQMHGQFSSYEPELFPGLIYRMVKPRVVLLIFVNGKIVFTGAKSKDEIEESLENIYPILQSFRKN from the exons atggatCGACCTGCAAGTTCAAACACGGATTCGCCATTAAAGTCACTTTTGACGAGTCCGCCAGCATTTACCTTGAATATTCCGAAGAGGCCTGCTGTAAATGCTCCAATTATGACGCCTCATATGAACATCATTCCCATGACTCCTGTTCCGAGTGGCCCGCAAGAAGCTATTAACAcgataaaagtacaaaattgcGTCGCAACTGTTAATTTAGGCACGGAACTCAACCtgcaaaagattaattttcaaactcgCAACTCGGAATACAATCCATTA CGATTTCATGGAGTTGTGATGAGAATTCGTGAACCCCGATGCACTGCGTTGGTCTTTCGTTCCGGAAAATTAGTTTGcacag gagcTCGCAACGAAGAAATGGCAAATTTGGGCGCCCGAAAGTTCGCGCGGATCATACAAAAATTGGGATTTGCTGTAAAATTTCTCGatttcaaaatacaaaatctCGTGGCGACAGTTGACTTGAGATTTCCCATCAAATTGGAGAATTTGAACCAAATGCACGGGCAATTCAGTAGTTACGAGCCTGAATTGTTTCCCGGATTGATTTATCGCATGGTGAAGCCGCGAGTAGTCTTGCTGATATTCGTCAATGGCAAAATTGTGTTCACGGGAGCAAAGTCTAAAGATGAGATTGAGGAGAGTTTGGAGAATATTTATCCGATTTTGCAGAGCTTtcggaaaaattaa
- the LOC134827806 gene encoding uncharacterized protein LOC134827806 isoform X1: protein MSQAINLNLLEGLIFELNNIKHGKKHQEKKSGPKTSTNRSITYTEDKVPIKTLYVSSIKPTVNHDDLNSYFSRLGALKSVVLHDKGDHKYAFVTYETYEDATKALKKRHHNVKGSKLRVRPADTWHQPKPEAAATTKNATETQETENSSNAATQETYDENAPSLMMLNDDCLLHMLKLLNILELIKVHGTCRRLDFLIDSVCQKYSDFNFTTLSFELSSDLTLMNARDILMFLGPRMKSLSIDGSDFNSSANRTIDWIARFCKTLESLELENFNLNKLIIKKLKPVIQNLKSFSIGDSTKVGDELGMCFHGASSLEELTISGNWEITGKCLTKLSDLKTLSVNCCGNLQSKPFKEALLKNKTLKKLEIRRCDKFDDSVVNCIVAENQEIEELSLSNVYPSMSNYSHFADLPRLKKLSVEFHSFAPIDSLLEKLATKNILEELHYIGSSSHPVTKTIEHISQITNLKTFSMAFNANIGDAELKMLQNLTNLESFSIPGATNVTSESLLALLAACKNIKYLDVSQIRVNIGFIEKLLTLLKQSASRPKLEIIMYETEIDEDSEEVQEIFKENRFYIQPSFVPKMLNTYQFMFNGSDLTFGDSDDEFLDLIDDDDDDFGDGFAPPWEVYGDQWWDSDDSDKYMYGWGQYSGDRSPVGW from the exons ATGAGTCAAGCAATCAATTTGAATCTCTTGGAAGGCCTGATTTTCGAGCTGAACAACATAAAACACGGAAAAAAGCATCAAGAGAAGAAGTCGGGACCCAAAACGAGCACAAATC gaagTATCACATACACGGAGGACAAAGTGCCCATCAAGACACTTTATGTGTCGTCAATCAAGCCGACGGTAAATCACGACGACTTGAATTCGTATTTTAGTCGCTTGGGCGCACTCAAGAGTGTCGTGCTGCACGACAAGGGCGATCACAAATACGCTTTTGTCACGTACGAGACGTATGAGGATGCCACAAAGGCACTTAAGAAGCGACATCATAACGTGAAAGGGAGCAAATTACGTGTTCGACCTGCCGATACGTGGCATCAACCGAAACCTGAAGCAGCGGCAACGACGAAAAATGCCACAGAAACGCAAGAAACGGAAAATTCAAGCAATGCAGCGACTCAGGAGACGTACGACGAGAATGCGCCGTCGCTTATGATGCTCAACGACGATTGTCTCTTGCACATGTTGAAGCTTTTGAACATTTTGGAGCTCATTAAGGTCCATGGAACGTGTCGTCgtcttgattttttgatagattcggtgtgtcaaaaatattccgaCTTCAATTTCACAACGTTGTCGTTCGAACTTTCGTCGGATTTGACCTTAATGAATGCCCGTGATATCCTGATGTTCCTCGGACCACGCATGAAGTCCCTTTCCATCGACGGGAGTGACTTTAATTCGAGCGCGAATCGCACAATTGACTGGATCGCGCGTTTTTGCAAGACTCTCGAGAGTTTGGAGctcgaaaatttcaatttgaacaaacttatcatcaaaaaactgAAACCAGTGATCCAGAATTTGAAGTCTTTCAGCATCGGAGACAGCACAAAAGTCGGCGACGAGTTGGGAATGTGTTTCCATGGCGCCTCATCCCTTGAGGAACTCACAATTTCGGGCAATTGGGAGATAACCGGCAAATGTCTCACAAAATTGTCGGATTTAAAGACACTCAGTGTCAATTGTTGCGGCAATTTGCAATCAAAACCCTTCAAAGAGGCCCTTCTGAAGAACAAAACTCTCAAAAAACTCGAAATTCGTCGTTGTGATAAGTTTGACGATAGTGTCGTCAACTGCATTGTTGCCGAAAATCAGGAAATCGAGGAGCTTTCGTTGAGCAATGTGTACCCTTCCATGTCAAATTACAGTCATTTCGCGGATTTGCCGCGTTTGAAGAAGCTTTCCGTGGAATTTCACAGTTTTGCGCCCATCGACAGTCTCTTGGAGAAGTTGGCGACCAAAAATATCCTCGAGGAGCTGCACTACATCGGCTCCAGTTCGCATCCCGTTACCAAAACAATCGAACACATCTCACAAATTAccaatttgaaaactttttccatggCCTTCAATGCGAACATCGGCGATGCCGAGCTAAAAATGCTGCAAAATCTCACGAATCTCGAGTCGTTTTCGATTCCGGGCGCCACGAATGTCACTTCCGAGAGTCTTCTTGCCTTGCTCGCCGCttgcaaaaacatcaaatatcTCGATGTGTCGCAGATTCGAGTAAACATCGGATTTATCGAAAAGCTCCTGACGTTGTTGAAACAATCCGCAAGTCGTCCCAAACTCGAGATTATCATGTACGAGACAGAAATTGACGAGGATTCGGAGGAAGTTCAGgagatttttaaggaaaatcgattttatatTCAGCCGTCGTTCGTGCCCAAAATGCTCAATACGTATCAGTTCATGTTCAATGGATCGGATTTGACGTTTGGCGACTCCGACGACGAGTTTTTGGATctcattgatgatgatgacgatgacttTGGCGATGGATTTG CTCCCCCATGGGAAGTTTACGGCGACCAATGGTGGGATTCAGATGATTCTGACAAGTACATGTATGGCTGGGGTCAATATTCAGGCGATCGATCTCCCGTTggttggtaa
- the LOC134827807 gene encoding zinc finger protein 277, with protein MDFFCLSNEPELVPCLFCDLSLAFPVARDEYLAHLFTEHRLVIADVQEIKLLPEYLKAWRKSFEGHPIAEYCTTMLLDKTPDGKPSPNEKYYLLSDIVAVDREIRQKVETKYLELVLARHQFEKNDENFEKGCLYCRDVIKGTRAMFLEHLYTKHFLHLGKSENLVFIEELISTVEDKLNNLICIFCEKTFKDRQTLKEHMRKKAHKRINPDNKSYDKFFLVNYKAKNSSPVHQNLSKPKNRQVQKPITSVSDTDRRKKPPERSRVFQTDNSDSDWDQWTDEEIAIVCLFCNFSAGKFDAVKNHMNLAHGFDFDTITEDLNFYQRVKMVNFIRRQVQLKRCVNDCSMEFDTEENLLKHLTTENHFVIRDAKLYNQPQYFFPTIDDDSFLCYLEDTLSEELERGTDDSAIVVTEDIQESLNSHVENYVMENLVKDVV; from the exons ATGGACTTTTTCTGTCTCTCCAACGAGCCTGAATTGGTGCCTTGTCTCTTTTGTGATCTCTCGTTGGCTTTTCCCGTCGCCCGCGATGAATATTTGGCGCATTTGTTCACGGAACATCGTTTGGTCATCGCAGATGTGCAAGAAATCAAACTTCTGCCCGAATATTTGAAGGCATGGCGGAAATCTTTCGAAGGACATCCCATTGCGGAGTATTGCACGACAATGCTGCTCGATAAAACGCCCGACGGAAAGCCAAGTCCCAACGAAAAATACTATTTATTGAGCGATATTGTCGCTGTGGACCgagaaattcgtcaaaaagtCGAAACAAAGTATCTGGAACTCGTTTTGGCTCGACATCAGTTCgaaaaaaacgatgaaaactTCGAAAAGGGATGTTTATACTGTCGTGACGTCATCAAAGGGACACGAGCGATGTTTTTGGAACACTTGTACACGAAACATTTCCTCCATTTGGGCAAATCCGAGAATTTAGTGTTCATCGAGGAGCTAATTTCAACAGTTGAGGACAAGCTGAACAacttaatttgcattttttgcgaGAAAACCTTCAAAGATCGACAAACGTTGAAGGAACACATGCGAAAAAAAGCCCACAAACGAATAAATCCCGACAACAAATCTTACGACAAATTCTTCCTCGTCAATTACAAAGCCAAAAACTCGTCGCCCGTGCATCAAAATCTCTCAAAACCCAAAAATCGTCAAGTTCAAAAGCCGATAACGTCAGTTTCAGATACAGATCGTCGGAAAAAGCCTCCGGAGCGATCGCGAGTCTTTCAAACTGACAATTCAGACAGCGATTGGGATCAATGGACTGACGAGGAAATCGCCATCGTGTgtcttttttgcaattttagtgCCGGGAAATTTGATGCCGTGAAAAATCACATGAATTTGGCGCATGGATTCGATTTCGATACCATCACGGAGGATCTGAACTTTTATCAACGCGTGAAAATGGTGAATTTTATAAGGCGGCAAGTGCAACTTAAGCGATGTGTGAACGATTGTTCGATGGAATTTGACACGgaggaaaatttgttgaaacatTTGACGACGGAGAATCATTTTGTGATACGAGATGCGAAACTTTACAATCAaccgcaatatttttttccgacaATCgatg acgaCTCCTTTTTATGCTATCTCGAGGACACATTGAGCGAAGAACTCGAACGAGGAACAGACGACTCTGCAATCGTTGTCACCGAAGACATTCAAGAAAGTCTAAATTCGCACGTGGAAAATTACGTCATGGAAAATTTAGTGAAAgatgttgtttaa
- the LOC134827806 gene encoding uncharacterized protein LOC134827806 isoform X2 — protein MEGIIDIGIIEFSSPKKRSITYTEDKVPIKTLYVSSIKPTVNHDDLNSYFSRLGALKSVVLHDKGDHKYAFVTYETYEDATKALKKRHHNVKGSKLRVRPADTWHQPKPEAAATTKNATETQETENSSNAATQETYDENAPSLMMLNDDCLLHMLKLLNILELIKVHGTCRRLDFLIDSVCQKYSDFNFTTLSFELSSDLTLMNARDILMFLGPRMKSLSIDGSDFNSSANRTIDWIARFCKTLESLELENFNLNKLIIKKLKPVIQNLKSFSIGDSTKVGDELGMCFHGASSLEELTISGNWEITGKCLTKLSDLKTLSVNCCGNLQSKPFKEALLKNKTLKKLEIRRCDKFDDSVVNCIVAENQEIEELSLSNVYPSMSNYSHFADLPRLKKLSVEFHSFAPIDSLLEKLATKNILEELHYIGSSSHPVTKTIEHISQITNLKTFSMAFNANIGDAELKMLQNLTNLESFSIPGATNVTSESLLALLAACKNIKYLDVSQIRVNIGFIEKLLTLLKQSASRPKLEIIMYETEIDEDSEEVQEIFKENRFYIQPSFVPKMLNTYQFMFNGSDLTFGDSDDEFLDLIDDDDDDFGDGFAPPWEVYGDQWWDSDDSDKYMYGWGQYSGDRSPVGW, from the exons ATGGAGGGAATTATCGATATTGGAATAATCGAGTTCTCGAGTCCAAAAAAGC gaagTATCACATACACGGAGGACAAAGTGCCCATCAAGACACTTTATGTGTCGTCAATCAAGCCGACGGTAAATCACGACGACTTGAATTCGTATTTTAGTCGCTTGGGCGCACTCAAGAGTGTCGTGCTGCACGACAAGGGCGATCACAAATACGCTTTTGTCACGTACGAGACGTATGAGGATGCCACAAAGGCACTTAAGAAGCGACATCATAACGTGAAAGGGAGCAAATTACGTGTTCGACCTGCCGATACGTGGCATCAACCGAAACCTGAAGCAGCGGCAACGACGAAAAATGCCACAGAAACGCAAGAAACGGAAAATTCAAGCAATGCAGCGACTCAGGAGACGTACGACGAGAATGCGCCGTCGCTTATGATGCTCAACGACGATTGTCTCTTGCACATGTTGAAGCTTTTGAACATTTTGGAGCTCATTAAGGTCCATGGAACGTGTCGTCgtcttgattttttgatagattcggtgtgtcaaaaatattccgaCTTCAATTTCACAACGTTGTCGTTCGAACTTTCGTCGGATTTGACCTTAATGAATGCCCGTGATATCCTGATGTTCCTCGGACCACGCATGAAGTCCCTTTCCATCGACGGGAGTGACTTTAATTCGAGCGCGAATCGCACAATTGACTGGATCGCGCGTTTTTGCAAGACTCTCGAGAGTTTGGAGctcgaaaatttcaatttgaacaaacttatcatcaaaaaactgAAACCAGTGATCCAGAATTTGAAGTCTTTCAGCATCGGAGACAGCACAAAAGTCGGCGACGAGTTGGGAATGTGTTTCCATGGCGCCTCATCCCTTGAGGAACTCACAATTTCGGGCAATTGGGAGATAACCGGCAAATGTCTCACAAAATTGTCGGATTTAAAGACACTCAGTGTCAATTGTTGCGGCAATTTGCAATCAAAACCCTTCAAAGAGGCCCTTCTGAAGAACAAAACTCTCAAAAAACTCGAAATTCGTCGTTGTGATAAGTTTGACGATAGTGTCGTCAACTGCATTGTTGCCGAAAATCAGGAAATCGAGGAGCTTTCGTTGAGCAATGTGTACCCTTCCATGTCAAATTACAGTCATTTCGCGGATTTGCCGCGTTTGAAGAAGCTTTCCGTGGAATTTCACAGTTTTGCGCCCATCGACAGTCTCTTGGAGAAGTTGGCGACCAAAAATATCCTCGAGGAGCTGCACTACATCGGCTCCAGTTCGCATCCCGTTACCAAAACAATCGAACACATCTCACAAATTAccaatttgaaaactttttccatggCCTTCAATGCGAACATCGGCGATGCCGAGCTAAAAATGCTGCAAAATCTCACGAATCTCGAGTCGTTTTCGATTCCGGGCGCCACGAATGTCACTTCCGAGAGTCTTCTTGCCTTGCTCGCCGCttgcaaaaacatcaaatatcTCGATGTGTCGCAGATTCGAGTAAACATCGGATTTATCGAAAAGCTCCTGACGTTGTTGAAACAATCCGCAAGTCGTCCCAAACTCGAGATTATCATGTACGAGACAGAAATTGACGAGGATTCGGAGGAAGTTCAGgagatttttaaggaaaatcgattttatatTCAGCCGTCGTTCGTGCCCAAAATGCTCAATACGTATCAGTTCATGTTCAATGGATCGGATTTGACGTTTGGCGACTCCGACGACGAGTTTTTGGATctcattgatgatgatgacgatgacttTGGCGATGGATTTG CTCCCCCATGGGAAGTTTACGGCGACCAATGGTGGGATTCAGATGATTCTGACAAGTACATGTATGGCTGGGGTCAATATTCAGGCGATCGATCTCCCGTTggttggtaa